A section of the Microbacterium forte genome encodes:
- a CDS encoding ABC transporter ATP-binding protein, with product MSAATPAASSPSPDDIVVELKDVHAGYLPGVNILNGANLVARQGELIGIIGPNGAGKSTLLKAIFGMVNIRGGDVTLNGDSIVGLKADKLVKRGVAFVPQTNNVFPSLSIEENLQMGLYQNPKIYAERLEFVTGIFAELGKRLKQRAGSLSGGERQMVAMSRALMMDPSVLLLDEPSAGLSPVRQDDAFIRVSDINKAGVTTIMVEQNARRCLQICDRGYVLDQGKDAYEGTGRDLLNDPKVIGLYLGTLGTDAA from the coding sequence ATGAGCGCCGCCACCCCCGCAGCGTCGTCGCCGTCACCCGACGACATCGTCGTCGAGCTCAAGGACGTGCACGCCGGATACCTCCCCGGAGTGAACATCCTCAACGGCGCGAACCTGGTCGCACGTCAAGGAGAGCTGATCGGCATCATCGGCCCCAACGGCGCGGGCAAGTCGACCCTGCTGAAGGCGATCTTCGGCATGGTCAACATCCGCGGCGGCGACGTCACCCTGAACGGGGACAGCATCGTCGGGTTGAAGGCAGACAAGCTCGTCAAACGCGGCGTCGCCTTCGTGCCGCAGACGAACAACGTCTTCCCCTCGCTCTCGATCGAGGAGAACCTGCAGATGGGGCTCTATCAGAACCCCAAGATCTACGCAGAGCGCCTCGAGTTCGTCACCGGCATCTTCGCCGAGCTCGGCAAGCGCCTCAAGCAGCGCGCGGGCTCGCTCTCGGGCGGTGAGCGCCAGATGGTGGCGATGTCGCGGGCGCTCATGATGGACCCGTCGGTGCTGCTGCTCGACGAGCCCTCCGCCGGCCTCTCCCCCGTGCGCCAGGACGACGCGTTCATCCGCGTCTCCGACATCAACAAGGCGGGAGTGACCACGATCATGGTCGAGCAGAACGCACGTCGCTGCCTGCAGATCTGCGACCGCGGCTACGTGCTCGACCAGGGCAAGGACGCGTACGAGGGCACAGGGCGCGACCTGCTGAACGATCCGAAGGTCATCGGCCTCTACCTCGGCACGCTCGGCACCGACGCCGCCTGA